The DNA sequence AAGAGAGGGAAAAATATATTAGGATAATTCATGAATAGCTACCAAAAGGTTACTATTTAGGCAATACCCAGCTTAAACAATATCTCATTTCAGTTTCTTCTTTTTTCAAGTACTTGCACTTGAACTAAAACCAACGTAATCAATCACCTGCAGTAGGTTTTGTCAAAATTGCTTGATATGTCATATCAAGTTATCataacttttataattaaaatgaacAAAGATCAAATGCAGCCACTCTGAAGTCCGTTAAATTGTTATGTGCAATATGTAGATTATGGAAGTCTGGAATATTGATTAGAAACGGTGAATAGGCAGTTTTAATATATCAGTTATTTACAAATACAATTTTTGGAAAACCTTGTGCAAATGCAAGGACGAGAATGTATACTTTCACTATTTGGccatttcttgtttttatatatagccCCGCAGAACTATCAGGGCAGGTTACTTGTACAGCATCTCTCATAAACATGCCAGAAGTAAGACCTGCATGTTGAATTCAAGCAAAATTAGACATCTAATGAAATAGTATTAACAGTTTGAGAAAATGATATATAACCCTATTGATACAAGGGAAATAAGTTTATCTCAAGATACTAAAGATTATATTAAGTTATAATTGTTTTATGGAAGGAAAAACCGATGAAGTTGGCTGCTAAATTCTAGGAGCAAAAATAACAGAATCTGAGTCTTGTCAATTGATCGCAGGTGAGAATATAATTGAGCACTGGAACCATAAGAAGTTAAACATATCGGTTACTTATACCTTTTCAGTCGTTCCTACAAAAACTTTGCAATTTTGGGTTACATTGCTGTAAAAACACGAGTTCTTAATTCTTTAGCAATGCAGAATAAGATGCATAATAGgtaggtgtgtgtgtgtgtgtgtgggtgtaACATGAGCTGGTATGCTACAGGTGTTACATCTGCCTAATGTGTGATACAGAATAAGTAAACAATTAAATTGAACTCTCGGAGACAATAGAATGCTTGAGAGGGGGCCCAAGTATCCATCTCCGTGATATGTTTCTTTGTCTGTCAAATAACCATACTTGTAATCTGTTATCTATTCTCATGCCTTTTTATGAAGACAAAGTGATATATACTAGTTCTGGTTATCTAAACAGAAGATTTTGATCTAGAATACCATAAAGAGAAACTTTAAAACCGctttatttcttctcttttttttttgttagtttcATATACAGAAAAGGAAAAAACAGGAAAGGGAAATTCATAATATCAGTAACCACCTCTGAGAAATTCATTTACAATTTTACAAGGAATGTGTCATGCATTATGTCACTTAAATGTTACAAAGATTCAGGGTGTCAGAGTAATATTACTCACCCGTGAGCGAACCATGATCAGTATGCCATCCACACCAAGACGACATGGAGTCACTTTCTTGGGTAGAGTtgctggaaaaaaaaatatgcacCATATGCTGGATGTTATTACTGTATGCATATCATATTTCAATGTTAAACATGCTCTCTATTAGCATGGCATAACTGTGATTAATTTGTTCATTGGTCATTACTTGTGTGCAAAGACATCATGCTAACTCGATATAGCTCAACTTATTAAAACACGAACAAATCCTaacattaaaataataaaagaaagcaAATAAGGCAAATGTAAAGTCAGCAAGTAAATCTATGACAAAATATATACCTTAGTTTAGCAGGGAAATAATAAAGCAAACGACCTTTATGGCAACGAGAGCGAATAAGTGTTTGTTCAAGCCCCTCATCCTTATGCAAGTTCATTTCTTTAGATACTATCAATAGACATACAAATATGAAATGGTCAGATTTCTCAAACACAGCAAATCAAAATATCCGCCACCTTTCCACCAGATCCAGAAGAGATTGCACAAGATAACTAAAGGAACCAAAGagcaatatataaattaaaatgttaagCCAAACAGTAACGGAGTACTGttcatataattataacatCTGGTATGAAGAAACTAAGTTTCAAAGAGAGAAGGAATGTTGAGCAGTAACATCTTTTAGCTATAATTTTGTCTCAAGCAATCTAGGTAAGGTAGAGTGGAACACTAGAACTGCTCACTTCATCCACATATATAAAGACAGAGAAGAGTAATTATTAAAAGACATTAATATATGTTGGATAAACCATAAAATACACCAACTCATCTGCTGACTATCTTTGTCATTGTGTCCTAATTCTAGCTgaatgtaatatatttaaagtaCTAAAGCACGCTTATTATCATATAACTATAAAAGAATACTTAATGTGACaattaacttttaatatttttttatatatattttgtcgattaataatacaatataGTTTGGCTGTCCATGGATAAAATCATGGGATGCACCCCTGCTGATACAGGCAGCTTTGCAAATccattaaaaagaatattctcGTATATGGGAGATAATACTAAATATTGCTACCAGTTAAATTGTAACTcattcattattaaaatatatattatttagataattagcCAACTGACAGTTTTAATCCTCCTTTTTCTCCGTGCTTACCCTCTTAGCCATGGTCCATGAACTATATCAAATGTGAATATACATCCATCAAATATAATCCCAACTTCTTATGAGTTGATAGCTGTTGGGCACGATGACAAAAGTCTAATGTAAACTCCAATCTTAATTAACAATAAAGGTGTTATGTTGGTATTTTGATTGTATTACAATACAGAAAAATACTCTTATCATTGaacttaaaactaatcattaagTTATTACattaatattggtattataAATGTATTATAAGCCAGAAAAGAAAACTCTTATTGTTGAACTTAAAATTATCTATAAGTTTTTAGAGAAATTTTATATAGAATTTGAGACTTTAGCTTAGCAACATCAATCATATGTACACAAAATCTCTAAGGCAATATAACAAGAACAGATTATATGAATATGCAtgttaaataacaaaatattcaGCCAAGAGCAAAAAGGAAATACTTTTACAGAGAATTAACGCAGCTCAAATTGAAACCTTATTGATTTTGTACATACCACGTTTCTAATAAACTTCCAGAGTCTTAAATATTTCACACCTCACCAAGATCCATTAACAGAAAACAAATTATACAACTTTGCCTGAACTATCTTACATAATATATGATAATGAGACAAAGAGACTCAACAGACGTGTTATCAAAGACATAAGGAGGAATTGAAGTTAAATTTTACCATATCTATCACAATGATAAGCCACCATCAAGCCAACGTCCAGAATCAGCTTCCCAAGAGCTTTAAAAGCTACAGACCCAAATTATGATGTCAATAACAAAGGAAAGTAAAAGAAAGATATGACAATAATCAAATTTTAGAGTTGATATAGAAGCAAGATGGTTTACAAGGACCTCAACCTCAATGTTATGCATATTTCACTTAATGGACAATATCACACGAATCTTATGAATAGATTTGGTATCTGTGAGTAGTGTGGTCTATGGGCACCTGTGAACTAATACCAATGACCAGGACATGGGTATATTTATTGGCATCCATGTACGACACACCGCCTTAACAACACAGAACATTACTAACGAAAAAATATGTGCAGACCAAGATATAGATTTCCTATGGAAGACAAAAAGAATATGCCTAATACCTAAACCTTGAATAGTCTTGTTTTTGTCTATAAATATTAAGGATTCTCTCTGTTTTTTAGCACAACGAGTTGTTAGAAAGGTTTGATAGCATGAAAAGTGTACTCCTTGTACTCAACAAAAACTTACAATGAGTCACCATGATATAATATAGAGTATAATCTATAATGGATTGGTCAAGCAATTTCGGAGTTGCACTAGTTACTACAGATCTTATTATACATTTAAACTGAAGAAATTATGAAAGAATTGATTCCACCCAATCCAATAAACGTACCCAAATTTGCAATAGCTTATGCGCTTAACTGTAATAAGTATCGTCAGCATGAAGTAGCATAAGGTCATGATAGTTCATGACTGATAAACAAACATGACTTACATACCAACTTCAAGTTCTGGAAGAGCAGCATGTGGCCATATATTTGGTGCACAATATGATGGATATCTGTAGAGTATTACAGTAAGAAGCTTAGACAATATCAATAAGAAAGCCCTGCATATGCAAAGCGACAATGGCtaattaaaaagttaaattcattTTGTACAATTATAAGTTTTCAGGTCAATGTGCCCCCATATTCAAATTTGAAGGCAGTACCTGTAGTAATCTAGTTTTAGTCCAAATCATAATGGATATTTGCagataatataacatataagtACTACTAGACTATTTTACACTATGAAATGATAATAGCATAAAGTATAAGTTTAAAATGGGGCACTGATCTATTTTGGCATTCACATAACCAGGAATTGTATAAGTTAAAGAGCTACTCGTAGTTGCCTTTCTAGCCAAATTACCGTTTAATAAGAGACTCCTCAGTTGTAGGTACATCTATAATCGGATTTGCATAGAAGGAACCTTTCAGCATATCTGTGCACAAGAAAGAGGCACATAGTGGGATAATAGTAAGTTACCAAGAATGGGATAGGACTATGCATCAAAAATTTATACCATGTGTGTTTTGAATATAGGTAGTGCAAGTCCATAGACTGACTATCAATGGATTAAGTGACATGCATGAAAGATAAAACTGTATAATAGGTTGTGGATCAAACACAGTTTGGGCAAAAAATCCTTCCACCATCTAATGATATGACTAGAATGATTAATAATAGTACATTcattttttcatattatatagGACATATTAGTCCAAGCTTGGAGCAAGTCCGACAATGTCCTAaattgatgtcctaaatcaaaatttaagacaTTTGGAGGAAATGAGTGCTcgaacaatgtcctagtggcgccttaaaacactaggacatccAACAAGTGCCCTATTTTTAAGGCACCATTATGTTTGCCCTAAaccatttttatcaataaaatattagcttCCCTCCATTTCAATACATCTCTATACTCTTATCTTTTCCCTTCCCTCcaataataattcatatatattattgttttattaatAAGACACAATTGtaaggcatgttgttggagttcatgtgtcctaaatcactaggacactaaTTTTTGATAGATTTATGGTGCATTtgttaggacattgttggacttgcccAAATGATTCTAACCAGAAAACATGGCTAATCTTACAAAAGGATTAGTGATTTGTAAATGTAATGCCTGGAGACACCGAGCCCAAGGACAGGATATTTTACACAAGGGGCAAGAAAAACAAAGTCAACAACAACGAGTAGTCAACCACGGAAATAACAGTATTAATTAAAAGATGTTAGGTAAGGGTATAAGGGTAATTTAGTAAGTTAAGGGTGGAAAAGGGAAATAAGTGGAAGCAAAAAGGGAGAGGGATCTTTATGTGAAAAGTGAATTCTAATTAGGATTTGGGAGAGAGCTGGGCCTCTCGAATTGTCTGTGGCTCTGTGCAAATTGTATCCATCATATCGTACTGGGTTACTGTGTTGTGTGTTTTCTTTTTATCAATTCCTTATTTCAGTCTTAAATCCTCTTTGTGGTTGTTTTGTGATAAGTTATATCTAGGGTTTGTGAACAGAATCAGATCTAGTTTATTACATGATTCTAAAGTCAGTAATATATCCATAGTAACACGGGCACGGTTTACAATTCTTGCAAACAAGCATACCCTTTAAGACACAATCCAGTAATTATAATTAAGTTTAGAATATACAGATTGTTTACGTTATAGAATTTGACTAGAGATAGGCAGACAGTTTACCTAGTTTTCCTGATTCGAGCTTCTCTTTCCCATGACTCCATCCAAAGTTGTACCTGGTTATCCCCAAAACTAATGGAGTTGATTAGTAGCAAACATGGACAGAAAAACAATCTCAAACATCACAAGCTATGCAATGATAGAGCTTTGAGGGACAAGTACAATAGAACTGAGTTACTATATCTTACCTGCTATCAGGATCTTCTAGTTTCTTCTTTACCTCATCAGAAAGGTTAGCTAATCTAATATAAGAGGATAAACAATTGAGTATTGTAAGAAGAAATATGTAAGCCTGAATCAAGATGTCGTAAAATTATGTAATCAAACTAAATATAGAATCTGTTGTAAGTACATATATACCTAGGTGCAAGATGCAGAAGATTCTGGCGCAACAATGAATAGCCAGGAACCTGGAATGTTAGAGAATCATGCTTAAATGGGAAACACAAAATTGGTAATTAGTGCTTAATAACCCTTATCTTTAATCAGATATTTTTTGACTTGCAGAGTTTTCATGGCATATATTATTAACTCAACATAGTGTAAAAagataaattatgtatatactCACGTTTTTCAAGAAAGCTTCTATCCTAATTAAGAAAAGAGATAGtatgtaaaaatataaagaatgtTAATAACAGGCATAACTTGTCCCAAAGGATTCCAAGTCGTGCACTGTTAGAGGCATTAGTTTGTAGTTCTTTACACGGGTATCTAATTTTCTTTTCCCATCTAGATTTGTCAACCAGCAAAAGCTTTTTTAAAGactaattaatttgttttatgaGATTGAGCTCTGCTCCAATCAGAACTTAACAGCGGCCCCTCTTTCGTTGGTTAAAGTTTCGAATTAATTCTTTTCTGCGATAGGACATGAACAACTAACTGCAGCACATTGTGTGCTATTCTTCAATTTACTTTTCAGAACTTCGGCATGATTATAGTAAAATAAGTGGATCATCATTCCAGTTAAATCACAGGTGTCCCACACGAATCAGTGTTAGGAGAGCTTGTATTAAAAGAAATACAAGGATAGATCATTgcgtcaaaaaaaataattaaaaattgaaggaGAAATTGCAAAATCAAGCATCTCAGTACAAGAACGATTCATACATACATCTGATATGGACAAGATCCCCAGACTATCTGGCCCAAATCCTTCTTCAATTTTCGAAGATAAGTCAAGATTCTTCTCCTATTTCAAGCAATTCGAAATGAAACATTGCATAATCAGTAAAAAATACACATGCCCAGAGTCGCATACAGGTTCAAACTAAAATTCACAAGACATACAGTGatcaattttttaaagaaaagtgAATACCGTAATCAGTAAATGACAGAATTCTACAAGACATACCgtgatcaaattttttaaaaattaaaactagtgTAATGAAGTCAACATGATTTTCGCACTAGTCAGACTCAAGTCAACATTGATGGAAAAGACACTACAACTTAGCCGATAAAATATGAATCGCAAAAAACAACAAAGCAATGCATACGAAATCAGTTAACTACTACGATAAATAACATAATTCCACAACACTGACCGTGATCAAAAATTTCTGAAACTCAAACTAATGTGATAAAGTCAATGTGATTATCGCTCTAGTCAAATTCAAGTCAACATTACAAATATCGGCACTCCACAATTCTGTAAATATACACCTATAGCAAAAATCAAAGCAAGTAACAACTACTCTGAAAACAATCAATTATCACGCACACATAACAAGTAAAACTCCAAACTAATGTCATAGAGTCGATGCAATTTTCACATTAGTCAAACTCAAGTCAACATTGACGAAATCCACACTCAATAATTCAAACTCTGCAATTTACCAGATAAAATATGAATCGCTAGAAAACCAAAGCAACGGATACAAACCTACTAAACTACTACTCCCTcagtctcttaatacttttcctattcgcctttatcacgtttgccaatacacattttttatcattaatatctttaatttcatattagtataaaatataaaaattcatcgtgttaaaatactcataaatacgaaaccaacaagatcactcatgactatatttagtcttgtagattagacgtaaattagtaatttgtatcATGTCATGAACAGTCCGGACATATCAAATTAGAAAAGTTtttaggaacggagggagtactataatAAACAACAGAATTCTTCAACACTTGAGGTGCTCGGGATAAACAAGAAATTCAAATTGACGTAATAAATCAATGCGATTTTCGCACTAGTCTAATTCAAGTCAATATTATCCGAATCATTACTACATAATTCCATATACTCGACCTATTTCGAAAGTCAAGCAAGTAACAACTAATAGACatatctctctctcctctctctatctctatctctctctcagtctctctctctcgctcaccCACACGACAAGTAAACAATACATCAAACACAAGCAAGCAAGTTATATGTACGTGATCACGGAGAATTTAACTAACTTTGAGCTGTGTGTATGATATAGTGACTGTGTGTATCGTCGGAGTCGCGGTTCCCGAGGCGAGCGACATCTTCGGCGGTAAAATCGCGTGAGGTGCACGGCGATATGGAGCGGCTGGCGAAGAGAAGTTAGAGAAGTGATTGCGAAGGTGCGGAGTTTGGGAGAAATGGTAAGGCGCTGTTTGGGACATGGAATTTCAAAGTTTTGGTTGGGTGGTGTGAGGGAGGGAAGAATATTCTATTTACAGTGTCATACTGGgtttctttaaaaatttaagaaatcgggtattttaaaaaatatttttttcattcatcaaATCTgagtgtattcaattgagattatttaaaatttattaaaattttgaggtattcaactaaaattttaaattatgttaaaaatataGTGGTATTCAGTTAGAATTTAAATTGTACATAAAATTCTAatagtattcaattgagattgtttaaaatacattaaaatctgACAAAtgctaatttttttggattttcataAAATGATTGGTTTTGTAAGATTgctcaatatattttaattctttttaaaatctcatcaaaatccatgagattttgaagtattatgcttaaatcctaaaaaatctatatcaactctatcaaattttatcaagaatccgcgcAAAAAATTATAGCAAGTTGTTGGAAATCAGGAAAGAAATGCTTAAAACTAACACCACAATTCTCATGACATAACCCTATATGATCATCTGTTCCACAGAAGAAACCAACATGTATCTCAAAATCACGTTGATTAAATTTATAGGCCTCATAAATGTTAATGCATGACTGTGAAAAATAAAGAGGGTCCATTCTTAAGGCCTTATAGATTGTATCCACACTAATATGTACATACTTTCCGTATATCACTATCAAATTCAAATAGGCCAAGCTGATTCCTTTTCGTGATCAAATTACCATATAACTCACCCATTAGATAAGTGTGGTAATTCTGaccatgataaaaaaaaatcaagttgTCCCATAGAGCAGCCATTATAAACGAGTGTACATCTcctttttaatgaataaaaaccatcattcccgtttgaaaatttttcatcattttGCTTAACTTACCACCATTTGAAAAATTGATGATCCATGGAACTCTAGCACCAGTGGAGTCGCATTTAATATGATAGGGATTATCCCTTTATTCCCTAGAAACTCCCATTCCCCTTGCCAAACAGACCCCAACTACTTCCCTATAAACACCTTTTATCTTTCCAAACACTTAACACCAAACAAACACTATCACAAACACACCCACTGCCCAAATGGACTTCCAGTTACTCCCTTCCAACCCAAACCTCGATCCAAGCACTCAAGCCTATGACCCATGTCTCCTAAACACCATAGAAACCAAACAGTTTGCCCACTCCCAACAAACCTCTTCCTTCAAATACTACACCCCAAAACAAAACACTGCCACCTCTTTCTCCTATGATAGAGAACAAGGGGCAACGTGATAGGTGGAGAGATGGTGTTTGGGTAGATTTTGGTTTGGGTGTGGAATGGGTCAAGGTTATAGTTGGTGGCAAAGGGGATTTGGTTAGGTAGGTAGGGATGATAGTAGTGTTGGGGTTTCCTGAGGAGAGAGGAGGTGGCAGTGTTTTGTTTTGGGGTGTAGTATTTGAAAGAAGAGGTTTGTTGGGAGTGGCAAACTGTTTGGTTTCCATGGTGTTTGGGAGACATGGGTCATAGGCTTGAGTGTTTGGATCGGGGGTTTGGGTTGGAAGGGAGTAACTGGAAGTCCATTTGGGTAGTGGCTGTGTTTGTGATAGTGTTTGTTTGGTGTAAAGTGTTAGGAAAGGGGCAGGGTATTTATAAGAAAGTAGTTGGGGTCTGTTTGGCCAGGGTAATGGGAGTTTCTAGGGAATAAAGGGATAATCACTATCATATTAAATGCAAGGAACCCACTGATGACATAAGTTAACACAGAAATTTGAAAATCAAGGGATTTTGTAAGATACTACCTTAAATGAGAGTaggcattttttttaaaaaaaatccgtTTTGTCAAAAACTTTTAGAAAGGGTCCTTTTAGATAAGTTAAGAATAGAAACCActtgttttgttttaaaagaaaaacGGGTCAGACATTTGTTTTAAAACCAGGGGACACGCCACTGTTTATAGGGACATGTTTTCTTTGACATTGTAATTTAAGAAAATACAGATTACACATAAGTCATCCAATTCATCACACAAACAGCTAAGCACATAAGGCATGCATAATAGTCAACTTCTACATCAGTCAAGTTTAAGTAGacaaatattttgtgaatttaaGACAAAGgtttgattattaaaatatcagattttattatgtcaaataattttttgtttactaGCAAACTTAagttatgtataaaaaaattattcattcaATGAGCACATTCAGAGAGATAATATTTCAATTATTAATAACACAAATtccaatttatatttatttaattcataaacATATCAAATTCTTTAACTGGAAACCCATCAGTCATGCAATCAAGAATTCCTTTAAACAACTGGCAAATACAGCTCACATGTTGCCAAATAGTCAAGAAACTCACATGATAGTCAATAAAATAGTTTCCAAGAATATCACAACAGAGTCAATTTAATCAGTTCAGGTTGTTCAGACAGATTTCTATTAATACCAATATAAGTACATACAACCAATTTTTAGCAAATCATTATTATCAGAGAGCATGGCAATTAGCAGATTTATGAGATGTACATATTATCAAGTAAGTCCAAGTTGAACATTCATAAATCAGATTTTTTACATATCAGATTAACACAAAGAATTAGGTGATCAATAGATATTAGGTTGCACAGACATGTTTTAATGGCAAGAAGACTTTATCACAGTAGGATTAATCATAATATATGGGATTAACTTAACAAGTATTCACAGACATGATAGATACAAATTATTCATTATCTATCAAATCAAAGAaatccacacaagtggcaagaGTAAAATAGTCAACCAAGTCATGTCCATCAAACAATCAAATCACAAGTCATAATTTTCATTCATACAGCTGGTAATATGACACAGAATCCGCTCAGctcaatttttatcaaattagtCAAAAGATACACAAGTTTCAAGATAGGCATGTAGAGAGTTCATTTACACAACTGGCAGGATAGAGTAGTCAGGATAGACAAATTTAATCAAACATTCATGGCAAGAACAATAGATACacagaatatttaattaatcaattttccTAGATATGATCACTAGATGTTCAAGAAGCAtgttaatcaattaattcgattttaatcaTTTCTTAGATATTATCATAAAACAAGAATGCAGATTTGAGTTAACATGGTAGACATTGTGagaatttaattataatcaGGTTGGAGAAATTttgcataaaaaaattatcattctaattttaagcctGAGAATTACACATTATTTGAAAGTTTGAACAGCCATCATCATAAAGTTTGAAGCACTGTAATAAAATCACGTATAATCAGAAATCGTTTTTGGCTAAGTTTCTTAAGAATTTTCCGGATGTTTTGCATTCATTATACATGTCAGTCACAAAAAAATGCAGATCTCGTATTTTTAGTGAAAATCAGGTTAACAGTAGAACTCATCCAGCCAGAAAATCAGGCAAGCATATAAAGGCACTTGAATAAACTAAGACGaacgaatttgggcagcccttcgggaggttgGAAACAGTGGTTAATGAACAAGTTAAGATGAACGAGGCTtaatcaattagcaaaaaaaaaaaaaaaaagatgaacgAGGCTTGGTTGGGTGGAACGAAGCTCTGGGGATTAAAATCTTATATATTTCGGAATATATGACGAATtgaaggttttaaagatgaagtagaagaagtgGGAACTTGAATAAACTTTGAGAGAGTGTTTCATCTTAAAAATCTCAGCATGTATTTGACTATTAGCTTAGAAGAAATGAATGGGGGTTTGTATTTAGGGTCCAGGTCCCCAGCATATGATTGTTGGGGAGCTGTTATCCAACCTACAGTCTTTCCACCGTTAGATCTGTTTATGAACGGCCCAGAATTAAAAATTTCTCACATGTCCAGCGCTTAAAAAGCGCTATATGTCTATCGTCCAATGGTTTTTAAGCGCTGGACAGTTAAGGTTTCTTTATACATACCGCGGTTAAAAAGAGCTGGAAGTCCAAGTCCAGAAGCGTGCAAGTATACTTTCATTCTACCTTTATATTCTTCAAAGCTGCAACTTTAAGTttataagtataaatttatatattattttattttatttaatatataaatttataataaatatattttattttatttaatatataatttaatatattatttataataaatttttatgtaatacttattttttatatttgaaatagtttataattatacataaaaattatttatctcggttgaaattatattttattattttattatattaaaataataaatagtttACAACataatagtttttaatttatattatatatatatatattattttatttaatatatgaatttatttattatttataataagttttttatatttcttatacTACTGCTTCTACTGCGGTTTTTCTATTACGTTGTCTTATTACAAGGACGACTAAGCCTccaaattatacataaaaattatttatgtggacattataattatattcattttacacaaaaattatacatcatttttatattcttttcttaagttaatttgtatattactataacacaaatataatacaaaatataaaaatcacataatttataataacgtaaaatttatgaaaaatgaaaatagttattatttatttaaacagTATGATTATCACATTTATTAAGTACTTACATATATCAtcgaaaaattcaaaatcaattgCTTCATttaattctcattttttttaaattagtcttacttatatttattaatattttattattatatattttcgttTAAGGTAcaataattcatatttgtttaaaatactttttttcataaatacaaatcaaattttaattattataacctaaacatatatacaaaattataaaaaaattaatgtagAAGTGTCTTACAGATAACACAGTGATGTGGATTTCTGGGCTTCTGGCGCTTTTCAAGCGCTGTATGCATAAGGAAACCTAACTGTCCAGCGCTTAAAAACTGCTGGACGATAGACATAGAGCCCCTTTTAAG is a window from the Daucus carota subsp. sativus chromosome 8, DH1 v3.0, whole genome shotgun sequence genome containing:
- the LOC108197495 gene encoding uncharacterized protein LOC108197495 translates to MSQTAPYHFSQTPHLRNHFSNFSSPAAPYRRAPHAILPPKMSLASGTATPTIHTVTISYTQLKEKNLDLSSKIEEGFGPDSLGILSISDVPGYSLLRQNLLHLAPRLANLSDEVKKKLEDPDSRYNFGWSHGKEKLESGKLDMLKGSFYANPIIDVPTTEESLIKRYPSYCAPNIWPHAALPELEVAFKALGKLILDVGLMVAYHCDRYVSKEMNLHKDEGLEQTLIRSRCHKGRLLYYFPAKLSNSTQESDSMSSWCGWHTDHGSLTGLTSGMFMRDAVQVTCPDSSAGLYIKTRNGQIVKVVYGENDIAYQIGETTEILSRGHLCATPHCVRAPKGADATDLERATFALFMQPDWDEKLNFPEKVHIHQEVIPSLGSLTFGEYTEKLLDKYYHLKL